The Arenibacter algicola region CATAAACATAAAACTGGAGAGTACAATCCCAATTTCAATGGCTATAACAAGATCAAAAATGACCGTTAGGAAGAAGGTGCTAAGTAGGATGATGATATCCATTCTATTGCCCTTTAAAATCGATTTAAATTGTCGCCATTCGCTCATATGATAGGCCACGACCATTAAAATTCCCGCCAAACAGGAAAGGGGTATCAACTTGGCATAAGGAGCAAATAAAAGCATTATGGACAAGAGAACCAATGCGTGTACTATACCCGCAATTGGGGTTCTACCGCCATTCTTTACATTGGTGGCAGTTCTTGCTATGGCCCCTGTGGCGGGGATTCCCCCAAAGATGGCCGAGAATATATTGGCACCGCCCTGAGCTATCAATTCCATATTGGAACGATGTTTTCCGCCTATCATGGAGTCCGAAACCACAGCGGACAGCAGGGATTCTATACCACCTAATAGGGCAATGGCAAAAGCAGGCTGTATAAGGGACTTTACAGTGTCATAATCTACATTGGGAAGGCTGGGCATGCTCAAATGATTCGGGATTTCCCCAAAATTGCTTTCAATGGTATCCACCGGTATCCCAAAAACCTGTACCACAATTGTGGACATTAGGATGGCAACTATAGAACCCGGTATTTTCTTTATCAGTTTTTGAAAATATAGGGTTATGATGACCGTTCCGCTAGCGATTGCAATGGCATACCCATTGATCTTGTCCAAATTTTCAAAATATACCGCCCATTTATCCATAAAGTCGGCCGGTACCTTCGCTATCTGAAGTCCAAAAAAATCATTGATCTGGGAAGAAAAGATAATCAGGGCGATACCACTGGTAAAGCCTACTATAAGTGAATAGGGAATAAATTTTAATAGGTTCCCCAATCGGGCCAGTCCTAGGCCGATGATGATAAATCCGGCCATAAAAGTAGCTATGGTAAGGCCATTTATTCCATGCTCTTGAACAATACCGTATACGATTACTATAAAGGCTCCAGTTGGCCCCCCAATTTGGACCCGACTACCACCGAAGGCCGAAATTATTATTCCGGCAATAATGGCCGTAATTATTCCCTTTTCCGGCGATACTCCTGAGGCTATTGCAAAAGCGATCGCCAAGGGAAGGGCAACAATGCCCACGATCAATCCAGAAAGTATGTCTTTTGTAATGGTTTCCTTGGAAATTCCCTCCTTTAAAAGTGAGAACAACTTGGGAATAAATTCTTTGTTCATATTAGAATCAAATGGTAGTCAAAGGTATTCAGTGAGGTACTCAAAGTATATTACATTATATAACAGTAATAAAAGAGGATAAACCTAGGGTGATTTTTTCTTTTGAAATATGATAATGGTCATTTTATATCTTTGTAACATCATAATATTAATATTGGGCAGTCCTAATTTTCATTTAGGATTGGGGAGTTGTGGATACGGTGGCCGTGTCATTTTTTTCTAGGTCTATGGTTATGTAGGAATAGGGCAGCATGCCATTGGCTACTTGGGTACTGGCTCTTTTTTCTCCATTTACAAAGAGAAATTCATGGGTACCAGGTATTTTAGCAGTCCATTTTATGTTTTCCCCATTTATATTATGGGCTATGGTTTTGGTCTTTCCAAAATGTTTTACACCAATTTTATTGGATAATAAGGGAACGTTGGCCATTTCGGCCCATTCCAAATCTTTTTCCAACCTGGAAAAGCTTACAAACCCATTGTTAGCTGCATCTGCCTCTATACCCATCAACCCTCGGGTTAAATGCTCTATTACCGTATAGGAATTCTCGGGATAGGCCCTTCGGGGGTTTTGAACGCTGCACAAATTTATGATCATCTT contains the following coding sequences:
- a CDS encoding SulP family inorganic anion transporter, with the translated sequence MNKEFIPKLFSLLKEGISKETITKDILSGLIVGIVALPLAIAFAIASGVSPEKGIITAIIAGIIISAFGGSRVQIGGPTGAFIVIVYGIVQEHGINGLTIATFMAGFIIIGLGLARLGNLLKFIPYSLIVGFTSGIALIIFSSQINDFFGLQIAKVPADFMDKWAVYFENLDKINGYAIAIASGTVIITLYFQKLIKKIPGSIVAILMSTIVVQVFGIPVDTIESNFGEIPNHLSMPSLPNVDYDTVKSLIQPAFAIALLGGIESLLSAVVSDSMIGGKHRSNMELIAQGGANIFSAIFGGIPATGAIARTATNVKNGGRTPIAGIVHALVLLSIMLLFAPYAKLIPLSCLAGILMVVAYHMSEWRQFKSILKGNRMDIIILLSTFFLTVIFDLVIAIEIGIVLSSFMFMKRMSEAVLVEKITSDNINDEHLFDDELLELPKNVLLYEINGPLFFGAARQFQETISNTHLQPKVIIIRMRYVPMIDATGYQSLKEIIKSYRAKGIKVILSGINEETKKDFEKNEMFSVLNEEYIFKNINEALEKSKSNIQG